One stretch of Cryptococcus neoformans var. neoformans B-3501A chromosome 5, whole genome shotgun sequence DNA includes these proteins:
- a CDS encoding 40S ribosomal protein S9 (Match to ESTs gb|CF193483.1|CF193483, gb|CF192832.1|CF192832, gb|CF191737.1|CF191737; HMMPfam hit to Ribosomal_S4, Ribosomal protein S4/S9 N-terminal domain, score: 136.1, E(): 8.1e-38; HMMPfam hit to S4, S4 domain, score: 44.7, E(): 2.5e-10), whose translation MTCAPRKQSKTYKVPKRPYEAARLDAELKLAGEYGLRNKREIWRIQLTLSKIRRAARELLKLDDKDPKRLFEGNALIRRLVRIGVLDDTRMRLDYVLALKTEDFLERRLQTQVFKLGLAKSVHHARVLIRQRHIRVGKQIVNVPSFVVRLDSQKHIDYALTSPYGGGRPGRVKRKRAKAAAGGGDDAEEEDEE comes from the exons ATGACCTG CGCGCCCAGGAAGCAGTCCAAGACCTACAAGGTCCCTAAGAGGCCCTACGAGGCTGCCCGTCTCGACGCCGAGCTCAAG CTTGCGGGCGAGTACGGTCTCCGTAACAAGCGAGAGATCTGGCGTATCCAGCTCACCCTCTCCAAG ATCCGACGTGCTGCCCGAGAGCTCCTCAAGCTCGACGACAAGGACCCCAAGCGACTCTTCGAGGGTAACGCTTTGATCCGTCGTCTTGTTCGAATTGGTGTGCTCGACGACACTCGCATGCGTCTCGATTACGTCTTGGCCCTCAAGACTGAGGACTTCCTCGAGAGGCGTTTGCAGACCCAGGTGTTCAAGCTTGG TCTCGCCAAGTCCGTTCACCACGCTCGTGTTCTCATCAGGCAAAGGCACATCCGAGTTGGCAAGCAGATCGTCAACgttccttctttcgttgTCCGACTCGACTCCCAGAA GCACATCGACTACGCTCTCACCTCTCCTTACGGTGGTGGCCGACCCGGTCGTGTtaagaggaagagggctAAGGCGGCcgctggtggtggtgacgacgccgaggaggaggacgaggagtaA
- a CDS encoding 60S ribosomal protein L21 (Match to ESTs gb|CF188106.1|CF188106, gb|CF186793.1|CF186793, gb|CF193005.1|CF193005; HMMPfam hit to Ribosomal_L21e, Ribosomal protein L21e, score: 176.0, E(): 7.6e-50) — protein sequence MPHSFGMRARTRHMFRRGFKEHGAPSVSTFLITYRVGDIVDIKANSSQQKGMPHKFYHGKTGIVYNVTPRAVGVIIYKVVNGRYMEKRVNIRVEHIRHSKCRQEFLDRVKSNAAKKKEAKEKGEQVLLKRLPAQPREARVVSIHNNVPQTLTARPYETFI from the exons ATGCCTCACTCTTTCGGTATGCGAGCGCGAACGCGCCACATGTTCAGGAGGGGTTTCAAGG AGCACGGTGCCCCCAGCGtctccaccttcctcatcacctaCCGAGTTGGTGACATCGTTGACATCAAAGCCAACTCTTCTCAGCAGAAGGGTATGCCCCACAAGT TCTACCACGGCAAGACCGGTATCGTCTACAACGTTACCCCCCGAGCTGTCGGTGTGATCATCTACAAGGTCGTCAACGGCCGATACATGGAGAAGCGTGTCAACATCCGAGTTGAGCACATCCGTCACTCCAAGTGCCGACAGGAATTCCTTGACCGTGTCAAGTCCAACGccgccaagaagaaggaggccaaggaaaagggcgagCAAGTCCTCCTTAAGCGACTCCCTGCTCAGCCCCGAGAGGCCAGGGTTGTTTCCATCCACAACAACGTCCCCCAGACCCTTACCGCCAGGCCTT ACGAGACCTTCATCTAA
- a CDS encoding hypothetical protein (HMMPfam hit to DUF663, Protein of unknown function (DUF663), score: 417.0, E(): 2.1e-122) has protein sequence MSGHSHRPTLKQSNKGFKSKHASKGSLKAAAKGKVSSSAHSHGTKNALGNSKKARLNANAQKRTAKRQAVIQDQKFFSTSSGGGHVPRIVSVVPLLPSISPRTFIANLLPSLGLDESELQEISAALADYGSYLLRAPRYKTSLQINLLPPLSVYPTLDAAFVSDYIVLLMSSVDEVQLQGETILRSLQGQVGGAEIVACVQAPESNPLRPDTRQLIHKSLLSFTRYFFPSVGKIYSSDTPQESLLLARALCEAAPKGMRGDDGRAYIVAENPNSIRWTGSGILTEDGQEKGQLEIIGTVRGGGTLNADRLVHIPGSGDYQVAAILSAPLPSKRQQTQIATNDTLSVPTEDADDLTATNIPDLLANEQTWPTEEEMGGSMEHTVEEPVVKKRVKRVPKGTSAYQAAWIVDDDEEVDAEDLSDDESMAASGDEAASAGERSAAEDEEEFEDVEVDSRQEVAHKDLDPEQEEADYEAYLKERSKADREDAMFPDEVDTPRHIPARTRFQRYRGLKSFRTSPWDPYEDLPIDYAKIFQFENFAATSKRIQLEGAREGVKTGTRVILVLRDVPRSVIEDRETGIPFIVHGLLRHEHKQSVLHFVVQRNTEYAEPVKAKEPLVLCVGPRRYIVRPLYSQHVRGGGKGANNVHKSEKFLRPGTATVMSVFGPICFGKSPCLLMKDRGIKTGKFILSHIDAYSDLHPLSVPDLVAMGSFLSSDPTRIIAKRIILTGHPVKIHKKTATIRYMFFNREDIEYFKSVQLHTKYGKIGNIKEPLGTHGYFKAHFDGPIQQMDTICMSLYKRQYPKWSEEFRPQLAVGAIEEAGEDVMETDE, from the exons ATGTCAGGCCACAGCCATCGTCCCACTCTCAAACAG TCAAACAAGGGCTTCAAGTCAAAGCATGCTTCAAAGGGCTCTTTGAAAGCTGCTGCCAAAG GCAAAGTTTCTAGTTCGGCCCATTCTCATGGTACCAAAAATGCCCTCGGCAACTCCAAAAAGGCAAGGCTCAATGCCAATGCTCAGAAGAGGACCGCGAAGAGACAGGCAGTCATTCAGGATCAAAAGTTTTTCTCAACTAGCAGCGGAGGAG GCCACGTTCCTCGAATCGTGTCTGTTGTCCCTCTTCTGCCTTCGATTTCTCCTCGAACTTTCATTGCGAACCTTTTGCCTTCCTTGGGTCTTGACGAATCTGAACTGCAAGAGATTTCTGCCGCACTAGCTGACTATGGAAGCTACCTTCTTCGAGCGCCCCGCTACAAGacttccctccaaatcAACCTTTTGCCGCCTCTTTCAGTCTACCCTACACTCGATGCTGCTTTTGTCAGTGACTACATTGTGCTTCTGATGAGTAGTGTGGATGAGGTTCAGCTGCAGGGTGAAACCATTTTAAGGTCATTGCAGGGTCAGGTTGGAGGCGCAGAGATTGTTGCTTGTGTTCAG GCACCTGAATCAAACCCTCTCCGTCCTGATACTCGACAACTCATCCATAAATCACTCCTGTCGTTCACTCGATACTTTTTCCCATCTGTTGGCAAAATATATTCATCCGACACACCTCAAGAATCTTTGTTACTTGCACGAGCGTTGTGTGAGGCAGCTCCCAAGGGTATGAGGGGTGATGATGGGCGCGCCTACATCGTTGCGGAGAACCCCAATTCCATCAGATGGACAGGCAGTGGAATACTGACAGAAGATGGTCAAGAAAAGGGGCAATTGGAAATCATTGGCACTgtcagaggaggaggcacTCTGAACGCTGATAGATTAGTACATATACCAGGAAGTGGTGATTATCAAGTGGCGGCG ATTCTTTCAGCGCCGTTACCTTCAAAAAGACAACAGACTCAAATCGCTACAAACGACACTCTCTCTGTACCAACTGAAGATGCTGATGACCTCACTGCCACCAACATTCCTGATCTCCTTGCGAACGAACAAACATGGCCtaccgaggaagaaatggggGGCAGTATGGAGCACACAGTTGAAGAACCAGTTGTGAAGAAAAGGGTAAAGAGAGTGCCCAAGGGAACTAGTGCTTATCAGGCTGCTTGGAtcgtggatgatgatgaagaggtcGATGCGGAGGATCTGAGCGACGATGAGAGCATGGCCGCATCAGGCGACGAGGCTGCATCCGCTGGAGAGAGAAGCGCTgcggaagacgaggaagaattTGAGGATGTCGAGGTTGATTCTAGACAAGAGGTTGCCCACAAGGATCTTGATCCggaacaagaggaagcaga CTATGAAGCTTACTTGAAGGAACGTTCTAAGGCCGATAGAGAAGACGCCATGTTCCCGGACGAAGTTGACACTCCTCGTCATATTCCTGCCAGAACAAGATTTCAGCGTTATCGAGGGCTGAAAAGCTTCCGAACAAGCCCCTGGGACCCCTACGAGGATCTACCGATTGACTATGCTAAGATTTTCCAGTTTGAAAATTTTGCGGCTACAAGCAAGAGAATTCAACTGGAGGGAGCACGAGAAGGTGTCAAA ACTGGAACCAGGGTcatccttgttcttcgtgATGTGCCTCGTTCAGTCATTGAGGACCGGGAAACTGGTATTCCCTTCATCGTGCATGGTCTTTTGAGGCACGAGCACAAGCAATCAGTCCTGCATTTCGTTGTCCAAAGGAACACTGAGTACGCGGAACCTGTGAAGGCTAAG GAACCCTTGGTTTTATGCGTCGGTCCCAGAAGATACATTGTGCGGCCTTTGTACTCGCAGCATGTTagaggaggtggaaaaggTGCCAACAATGTGCACAAGTCAGAGAAGTTCTTGAGGCCAGGTACTGCCACCGTCATGTCTGTCTTTGGACCGATCTGCTTCGGCAAGAGCCCCtgtttgttgatgaaggatcGAGGTATCAAAACTGGCAAGTTCATTCTATCTCATATAGACGCCTATTCTGACCTGCACCCGTTGTCAGTTCCTGATCTGGTAGCTATGGGAAGCTTCCTCTCGTCCGATCCAACGCGCATCATCGCCAAGAGAATCATTCTCACTGGTCACCCTGTCAAGATCCACAAGAAGACTGCTACCATTCGATACATGTTCTTCAACCGCGAAGATATTGAATACTTCAAGTCTGTTCAACTTCACACAAAATACGGAAAGATCGGTAACATTAAAGAACCTCTCGGCACACACGGATACTTTAAAGCCCACTTTGACGGACCTATTCAGCAGATGGATACTATCTGCATGAGTTTGTACAAAAGGCAGTATCCCAAA TGGTCTGAAGAGTTTCGTCCTCAGTTGGCTGTTGGTGCGATTGAGGAGGCTGGGGAGGATGTTATGGAGACAGATGAGTAG
- a CDS encoding hypothetical protein (HMMPfam hit to Peptidase_M24, metallopeptidase family M24, score: 57.9, E(): 2.7e-14): MAQKYPSRAHALKLIHELAKLIPDHERGKLHGIFLQGSPTLFRDDTDHEHPFHQEANFNYLSGIIHPNCSLAVFFSLPATSSSSSVIEHHLFIPAADPAETMWSVAPPTIEVAKQVYDSDNITFTSSIPGVLGSAVKSGNGELVLHVLPRTMEYPALPEVIDQTSGLRLESSYLFKALHIARLTKDEHEIDLIRQANRISSAAHEVVMRELGRFASAREKGGRDLKERTGKEGVKEWEIESERDAEAVFVATCKRMGATDQAYLPIVASGTRSSTLHYVCNDRLFPSIPRKRGDVTFTHEVSRGCCGDDHNQPISSVLHNDAFLPQLLLIDAGCEWKGYASDITRTMPIGNGGKFTKEGGEIYELVLRMQKECEELVKPGVHWDTIHLHAHKVVIDGLLSLGILTGSPEDILQSGVTAAFFPHGLGHSLGLDTHDSLQYLRLVHEDLPPTTTSTPSKLYKFLRIRLPLTLNMVLTVEPGCYFAPQLMEEHGVWTSRFVVQDKLKEYVGIGGVRIEDVIVVREQGVENLTTVGKERDWVEAVCSGAL, encoded by the exons ATGGCACAGAAGTACCCCTCTAGGGCACATGCTCTCAAGCTGATCCACGAGCTTGCCAAACTGATCCCCGACCACGAACGAGGCAAG CTACATGGGATCTTTTTGCAGGGATCCCCCACCCTATTCAGAGATGATACCGACCATGAACATCCCTTTC ACCAAGAAGCCAACTTCAACTATCTCTCTGGAATCATTCACCCCAATTGCTCTCTTGCCgtgttcttctccctccctgccacgtcctcttcctcttccgtaATCGAGCACCATCTTTTCATTCCGGCAGCAGACCCTGCCGAGACTATGTGGTCGGTCGCTCCTCCAACAATTGAAGTGGCCAAACAGGTATATGACAGCGATAATATCACATTTACTAGCTCTATCCCCGGAGTGTTGGGATCGGCTGTCAAAAGTGGCAATGGCGAGCTGGTTCTCCATGTACTTCCTAGGACTATGGAATACCCGGCTTTGCCAGAAGTGATCGACCAAACATCGGGCCTTCGACTCGAATCGTCGTATCTGTTCAAAGCGCTTCACATTGCTCGTCTCACAAAGGACGAACATGAGATAGATTTGATTCGCCAGGCCAATCGAATTTCCAGTGCCGCTCACGAGGTTGTAATGCGCGAATTAGGAAGGTTCGCATCAGCGAGAGAAAAGGGCGGAAGAGatttgaaagagaggaccggcaaggaaggagtgAAGGAATGGGAAATTGAGAGCGAGAGGGATGCCGAGGCTGTCTTTGTGGCCACGTGCAAACGTATGGG GGCAACAGACCAAGCTTACTTGCCTATCGTGGCAAGTGGCACTCGGTCCAGTACACTTCATTATGT CTGCAATGACCGTCTTTTCCCATCTATTCCCCGTAAACGTGGAGACGTCACCTTCACCCATGAAGTATCTCGTGGTTGCTGTGGCGACGACCATAATCAACCCATTTCTTCCGTTTTGCACAATGATGCTTTCCTTCCGCAATTACTCTTGATCGATGCGGGATGTGAATGGAAGGGGTATGCCTCCGATATCACGAGGACAATGCCCATCGGAAACGGCGGCAAATTCACAAAGGAGGGTGGTGAGATTTACGAATTGGTTTTGAGGATGCAAAAA GAATGTGAAGAGCTGGTTAAACCAGGAGTTCACTGGGACACTATTCACCTCCATGCTCACAAAGTGGTAATCGATGGCTTGCTCTCCCTTGGCATCCTTACCGGATCTCCAGAAGACATCCTTCAGAGCGGTGTCACTgctgccttcttccctcatGGGCTTGGTCACTCTCTCGGCCTCGACACCCACGATTCTCTGCAGTATCTCCGTCTTGTTCACGAAGATCTCccaccaacaacaacttcCACCCCTTCGAAGCTCTACAAATTCCTTCGTATCCGCTTGCCCTTGACGCTCAACATGGTTCTCACAGTTGAACCAGGCTGTTATTTTGCCCCTCAGCTAATGGAAGAGCATGGCGTCTGGACAAGCAGATTCGTGGTCCAGGACAAACTGAAGGAATATGTGGGTATTGGAGGGGTAAGGATTGAGGATGTCATTGTCGTAAGGGAACAGGGAGTAGAAAACTTGACCACGgttggaaaagagagagacTGGGTCGAAGCGGTCTGCTCTGGAGCCCTTTGA
- a CDS encoding hypothetical protein (Match to ESTs gb|CF193683.1|CF193683, gb|CF193682.1|CF193682; HMMPfam hit to ATP-synt_ab, ATP synthase alpha/beta family, nucleotide-binding domain, score: 291.5, E(): 1.3e-84; HMMPfam hit to ATP-synt_ab_C, ATP synthase alpha/beta chain, C terminal domain, score: 147.9, E(): 2.2e-41; HMMPfam hit to ATP-synt_ab_N, ATP synthase alpha/beta family, beta-barrel domain, score: 71.8, E(): 1.8e-18), which produces MAGAMERAKRDLPKIRDEERETMFGSVFSVSGPVVIGENMRGCAMYELVRVGHDELVGEVIRIEADRATIQVYEETSGVTVGDPVLRTGKPLSVELGPGLMTNIYDGIQRPLKAIQEKSQSIYIPRGINTESLSREIKWDFNPANLNVGDHIAGGDIFGSVYENSLVDNHRIMLPPRAMGTITRIAEKGSYTVEDVVLETEFQGKTTQHTMMQLWPVRAPRPVAEKQTATYPLFTGQRVLDALFPCVQGGTTAIPGAFGCGKTVISQALSKFSNSDIIVYVGCGERGNEMAEVLADFPELTLERAGREEPIMKRTTLVANTSNMPVAAREASIYTGITLSEYFRDQGNNVAMMADSTSRWAEALREISGRLAEMPADSGYPAYLGAKLAGFYERAGKVSCLGSPSRNGTVSIVGAVSPPGGDFSDPVTSATLGIVQVFWGLSKSLAQRKHFPSVDWNLSYSKYLKILDPHYEKNNPGFIDLRTKVKEILQKEQDLAEIVQLVGKSALGESDKITLEVARMLKDDFLQQNGISEYDRYCPFYKTSGMLKNFVAFYDGSQRAIEANDMTFAQVRDATSDIMFKLSQMKFESPNTQSEEEIQAKFDALYNEIGETFRRLQE; this is translated from the exons ATG GCAGGCGCAATGGAACGAGCAAAGCGCGATCTCCCCAAG ATCCGTGATGAGGAACGTGAGACTATGTTCGGTTCCGTCTTCTC GGTCTCAGGTCCAGTCGTTATTGGTGAGAACATGCGAGGTTGCGCGATGTATGAACTAGTCCGAGTCGGTCACGACGAGCTTGTCGGAG AGGTCATCCGAATTGAGGCCGATCGTGCGACCATTCAAGTATACGAGGAGACTTCTGGTGTGACTGTTGGCGACCCTGTGTTGAGGACGGGGAAGCCATTGTCTGTTGAACTTGGCCCCGGTCTCATGACCAATATCTACGA CGGTATCCAGCGACCTCTCAAGGCTATTCAGGAGAAATCTCAAAGTATCTATATCCCTC GTGGTATCAACACCGAATCCCTCAGCCGAGAGATTAAATGGGACTTTAACCCTGCTAACCTCAATGTCGGAGACCACATTGCTGGCGGTGATATCTTCGGTAGCGTCTACGAAAACTCTTTGGTGGATAACCACAGGATCATGTTACCGCCTAGGGCTATGGGTACTATCACCAGGATCGCCGAGAAGGGTAGCTACACTGTGGAG GATGTCGTGCTTGAAACCGAGTTCCAGGGCAAGACTACTCAACACACGATGATGCAGCTTTGGCCCGTACGAGCCCCTCGACCAGTAGCTGAAAAGCAGACTGCTACCTACCCGTTGTTTACTGGTCAGCGAGTCTTAGATGCTCTTTTCCCCTGTGTTCAGGGTGGTACAACTGCTATCCCTGGTGCTTTCGGCTG TGGTAAGACAGTTATT AGTCAGGCGTTGTCCAAGTTCTCCAACTCTGATATCATTGTTTATGTTGGTTGCGGTGAACGCGGTAACG AAATGGCCGAGGTTTTGGCCGAT TTCCCTGAACTCACCCTTGAGCGTGCCGGTCGAGAAGAACCTATCATGAAGCGTACCACCCTTGTCGCCAACACCTCCAACATGCCTGTCGCTGCGCGAGAAGCCTCCATCTACACCGGTATCACCCTTTCCGAATACTTCCGTGACCAGGGCAACAACGTTGCCATGATGGCCGACTCCACTTCTCGATGGGCTGAAGCTCTTCGAGAGATCTCTGGTCGTCTTGCTGAAATGCCCGCCGACTCTGGTTACCCTGCGTACCTTGGTGCCAAGCTCGCTGGTTTCTACGAGCGAGCGGGCAAGGTTTCTTGTTTGGGTAGCCCTTCCAGAAACGGCACAGTCTCCATTGTCGGAGCTGTATCGCCCCCTGGTGGTGACTTCTCCGACCCCGTCACTAGTGCCACCCTCGGTATCGTGCAGGTGTTCTGGGGTCTTTCCAAGTCTCTTGCTCAAAGGAAGCATTTCCCATCCGTCGACTGGAACCTTTCCTATTCTAAATACCTCAAGATCCTCGACCCTCATTACGAGAAGAACAACCCAGGTTTCATCGATCTTAGGACCAAGGTCAAGGAGATTTTACAAAAGGAGCAAGATTTGGCGGAGATTGTACAGCTAGTCGGAAAGAGTGCTTTGGGAGAGAGCGATAAGATTACTCTAGAAGTGGCCAGAATGCTCAAG GATGACTTCCTTCAGCAGAACGGTATCTCTGAATACGATCGATATTGTCCTTTCTACAAGACCTCTGGGATGCTCAAGAACTTTGTGGCCTTTTACGACGGGTCTCAACGTGCCATCGAGGCTAACGATATGACTTTTGCCCAG GTTCGCGATGCTACTTCGGACATCATGTTCAAACTCTCACAAATGAAGTTTGAATCTCCCAACACACAgagcgaggaggaaatTCAGGCTAAATTCGACGCCTTGTACAATGAGATTGGCGAGACTTTTAGGAGATTGCAAGAGTAA
- a CDS encoding hypothetical protein (Match to ESTs gb|CF186173.1|CF186173, gb|CF193992.1|CF193992) — protein MRPRNIPIHAIPPSLTRPATHLRLRPSYHSLPRATPITLLPPRFISRPITIQAPGPIPDPDRRDAQNEPPIITQPPVASGSGIHGDPTSSNITTATSLPAPPESLNFTPRYLQHPFDTHAFVSYLEKNGLDRETSRALMESVKDMIIKRGKRTKDTMVGKEEAENTAYLFNAALSELRTELSVQTRNDGLALKSMAVAIRREVEQLEQKMKEDIQTLKHDIEMDMNNRKAETRTEIKGFDINIEEINNKFTISLGDLRTEIESVKWDATRRAISVIILVVVVTIGSVTFFTADPAPNAKVQPEVKPPTSTMKDMSVGTEDDFIEDVGTYTEQRLEKLLQEQGMDIEKLKKKKEGKKGKEDLFIDRI, from the exons ATGCGCCCCAGAAACATACCCATACACGCCATACCCCCCTCCCTCACACGCCCCGCCACCCATCTCCGCCTCCGTCCTTCCTACCACTCTCTTCCGCGAGCCACGCCCATAACGCTCCTTCCGCCGCGTTTCATATCACGGCCGATCACCATACAAGCACCGGGCCCAATACCCGATCCAGACAGACGCGATGCCCAAAACGAGCCTCCCATAATAACGCAGCCGCCCGTAGCTTCCGGCTCGGGCATCCACGGTGATCCCACCTCTTCAAATATAACTACCGCCACTTCGCTGCCCGCCCCACCGGAAAGCCTCAACTTTACACCTCGCTATTTGCAACATCCTTTTGACACTCATGCCTTTGTGAGCTATCTAGAAAAAAATGGGTTGGACAGGGAAACCTCGAGAGCATTGATGGAGAGCGTCAAGGATATGATCAtaaagagggggaagagaacaaaagaTACCATGGTaggcaaagaagaggcagagaaT ACCGCATATTTGTTCAACGCAGCTTTATCTGAGCTCCGAACGGAACTCAGTGTTCAAACACGGAACGACGGTCTGGCTCTGAAGTCCATGGCCGTGGCTATCAGACGGGAAGTAGAGCAATTGGAgcaaaagatgaaggaagataTACAGACTCTCAAGCACGA TATCGAGATGGACATGAACAATCGTAAAGCTGAGACGAGGACAGAAATCAAAGGCTTTGATATCAATATCGAG GAAATAAATAACAAATTCACCATCTCATTAGGTGATTTGCGGACGGAAATTGAGAGTGTAAAATGGGACGCCACCCGTAGAGCTATCT CTGTAatcatcctcgtcgttGTTGTTACCATTGGCTCCGTTACATTCTTCACCGCCGACCCGGCGCCCAATGCCAAAGTCCAGCCAGAGGTCAAACCGCCTACTTCAACCATGAAAGACATGAGCGTCGGTACCGAAGATGATTTCATAGAAGACGTGGGGACATATACCGAGCAGCGTCTGGAGAAATTATTGCAAGAGCAAGGGATGGACATTGAAAAgctcaaaaagaaaaaagagggcaaaaagggaaaagaagacttGTTTATTGATAGAATATAG